A DNA window from Microcystis aeruginosa NIES-843 contains the following coding sequences:
- the gmk gene encoding guanylate kinase, which yields MQPGQLIVITGPSGVGKGTLVRHLLTRFPNLYLSVSATTRPPRPGEIEGEDYYFLDRPSFEEKMAAGEFLESAEYAGNYYGTPQSAIAAQLATGQTVILEIELEGARQVCQSFPEARRIFILPPSFEELERRLRGRGKDAETAIARRLERAQEELAASEEFPDQIVNDDLETALDAIEKIIFSR from the coding sequence ATGCAACCCGGTCAATTAATTGTCATTACCGGCCCTAGCGGTGTGGGCAAGGGTACGCTAGTCCGGCATTTACTAACTCGTTTCCCTAACCTCTACCTGTCCGTATCCGCCACTACGCGCCCACCTCGACCGGGTGAAATTGAGGGGGAAGATTACTACTTTCTCGACCGTCCCAGTTTCGAGGAGAAAATGGCAGCCGGAGAATTTCTAGAATCGGCCGAATACGCGGGCAACTACTATGGGACACCCCAATCAGCGATCGCCGCTCAATTAGCAACAGGCCAGACCGTAATTCTAGAAATCGAATTGGAGGGAGCCAGACAGGTCTGTCAAAGCTTCCCCGAAGCGAGGAGAATCTTTATCCTACCCCCCAGTTTCGAGGAATTAGAACGTCGTTTGCGCGGCCGGGGCAAAGATGCCGAAACAGCGATCGCCCGCCGTCTAGAGCGCGCCCAAGAAGAATTAGCCGCCAGCGAGGAATTCCCCGATCAAATCGTCAACGATGACCTAGAAACCGCCCTAGATGCCATCGAGAAGATTATTTTTAGCCGTTAG
- a CDS encoding ArsR/SmtB family transcription factor produces the protein MLDSFSPQTSSVVLASVADYFKVLSEVSRLQILSCLQLGAMNGKEIAEATGLGQANLSKHLKALTQAGIISRQPQGVSVYYQITDPVIYDLCKVVCDRISQQMRQRAREFESLPTFHLPK, from the coding sequence ATGTTGGACAGTTTCTCCCCCCAAACCTCTAGCGTCGTCCTCGCTTCGGTGGCGGACTATTTCAAAGTCCTGTCGGAAGTCAGTCGCCTACAGATTCTCAGTTGCTTGCAATTAGGCGCGATGAATGGTAAAGAAATCGCCGAAGCTACCGGACTAGGTCAGGCCAATCTCTCCAAACACCTGAAAGCTTTAACCCAAGCGGGAATTATCTCGCGGCAACCCCAAGGAGTCAGCGTTTACTATCAAATTACCGACCCCGTGATCTATGATCTCTGTAAGGTGGTTTGCGATCGCATTAGTCAGCAAATGCGTCAACGGGCCCGAGAATTCGAGAGTCTGCCAACTTTCCATCTCCCTAAATAA
- a CDS encoding photosystem II reaction center protein K: METALLLAKLPEAYQIFDPLVDVLPLIPLFFLLLAFVWQASVGFK, translated from the coding sequence ATGGAAACTGCACTTTTGTTGGCCAAATTGCCGGAAGCATACCAAATTTTCGACCCCTTAGTCGATGTCTTGCCCCTGATTCCCCTATTTTTCCTCTTGCTGGCCTTTGTTTGGCAAGCATCCGTCGGTTTTAAATAA
- a CDS encoding DUF3226 domain-containing protein — MRCSLNNTLLKDDIQKIGIVLDLDEQTRQERLALVSQCIQRVFREAVRIDDTQKLFQLNASTNTQIGCHFLHVNEQGELETVLREIKTQDSPHADCVEAWRSCLAQKNIDINRKKIDKLWIQNYIREDTPSQNEKREAKKYCNLSHALTKKDIWNFEHEVLNELKEFLQLFAV, encoded by the coding sequence GTGAGATGCTCCCTTAATAACACCCTGCTCAAAGATGATATTCAAAAGATAGGTATTGTTTTAGATTTAGACGAACAAACCAGACAAGAAAGACTTGCTCTGGTTAGTCAATGTATTCAAAGAGTTTTTAGAGAAGCAGTCAGGATAGATGATACCCAAAAGCTATTTCAATTAAATGCTTCTACGAATACTCAAATAGGTTGTCATTTTCTTCATGTTAATGAACAGGGGGAACTAGAGACAGTGTTGAGAGAAATTAAAACCCAAGATTCTCCCCATGCTGATTGTGTAGAAGCTTGGCGATCCTGTCTTGCACAAAAAAATATTGATATAAATCGTAAAAAAATTGATAAATTGTGGATTCAAAACTATATCAGGGAAGATACACCATCACAGAATGAAAAAAGAGAGGCTAAGAAATATTGTAATTTATCCCATGCTTTAACCAAAAAAGACATTTGGAACTTTGAGCATGAAGTATTAAATGAACTCAAAGAATTTTTACAACTATTTGCTGTCTAA
- the remA gene encoding extracellular matrix/biofilm regulator RemA, with the protein MDIQLINIGFGNIVSANRVIAIVSPESAPIKRIISDARDKGCLIDATYGRRTRAVIITDSSHVVLSAIQPETVAHRFVVNKEAPVNSSN; encoded by the coding sequence ATGGATATACAACTGATCAACATCGGCTTCGGTAATATTGTTTCCGCTAATCGGGTTATCGCCATCGTTAGCCCAGAATCTGCTCCTATCAAACGCATCATCAGTGATGCTCGGGATAAAGGCTGTTTAATCGATGCTACCTACGGAAGACGGACTCGTGCGGTGATCATCACCGATTCTAGTCATGTAGTGCTGTCGGCCATTCAACCGGAAACCGTGGCTCACCGTTTCGTGGTCAACAAGGAAGCGCCTGTTAATAGTAGCAACTAA
- the clpP gene encoding ATP-dependent Clp endopeptidase proteolytic subunit ClpP: MKKLTAAARQESAMIPTVIETTGRGERAFDIYSRLLRERIVFLGQEVTSDLANLIVAQLLFLEAEDPEKDIYLYINSPGGSVSAGLGIFDTMNQIRPDVSTICIGLAASMGAFLLSAGKPGKRMSLPNSRIMIHQPLGGAQGQATDIEIQAKEILYLKQLLNEHLASHTGKPLDLIAEDTERDFFMSAEEALDYGLIDQVIDRSPSASNPPSK; encoded by the coding sequence ATCAAAAAACTAACCGCAGCAGCAAGACAAGAAAGCGCAATGATTCCTACCGTTATTGAAACCACAGGCCGGGGCGAACGCGCCTTCGATATCTACTCCCGACTACTCCGGGAAAGAATCGTCTTTTTGGGACAAGAAGTAACCAGCGACCTAGCTAACCTAATCGTCGCCCAATTACTCTTTCTAGAAGCAGAAGACCCCGAAAAAGATATTTACTTGTATATCAACTCCCCCGGTGGTTCCGTTTCGGCCGGATTAGGGATTTTTGACACCATGAATCAAATCCGTCCCGATGTCAGCACCATTTGTATTGGTTTAGCTGCCAGTATGGGGGCTTTTCTCCTCAGTGCCGGCAAACCGGGCAAAAGAATGAGCCTACCCAACTCGCGGATCATGATTCACCAACCCCTCGGCGGCGCCCAAGGTCAGGCCACCGATATCGAAATTCAGGCCAAAGAAATTCTCTATCTCAAACAATTACTCAATGAACACCTAGCTAGTCATACGGGTAAACCTCTCGACCTCATCGCCGAGGATACGGAAAGGGATTTCTTTATGTCCGCCGAAGAAGCCCTAGACTATGGTTTAATCGATCAGGTGATCGATCGCAGTCCTTCCGCTTCTAACCCCCCCAGTAAATAG
- the psbV gene encoding photosystem II cytochrome c-550, with translation MIKRLIVAAIAVVFFVLQFNLNGASALELNEKTLTITLNDAGESVTLTSEQATEGQKLFVANCTKCHLQGKTKTNNNVSLGLGDLAKAEPPRDNLLALIDYLEHPTSYDGEDDLSELHPNVSRPDIFPELRNLTEDDVYNVAAYMLVAPRLDERWGGTIYF, from the coding sequence ATGATCAAACGTTTGATTGTAGCAGCGATCGCTGTAGTCTTTTTTGTATTACAATTCAATCTTAACGGCGCTAGTGCCTTAGAACTCAATGAAAAAACCCTCACCATCACCCTCAATGACGCAGGGGAATCGGTGACTTTGACTTCTGAACAAGCGACGGAAGGACAGAAACTTTTTGTCGCCAATTGTACTAAGTGTCACCTGCAAGGTAAAACCAAAACTAATAATAACGTCAGTTTGGGTCTGGGTGATCTAGCAAAAGCGGAACCTCCCAGAGATAATCTGTTAGCATTGATTGATTATCTAGAACATCCCACCAGTTACGATGGTGAAGATGATCTAAGCGAACTCCATCCCAATGTTAGCCGTCCGGATATCTTCCCAGAATTACGCAATCTGACCGAAGATGATGTGTATAACGTCGCCGCTTATATGTTGGTTGCTCCCCGTCTAGACGAGCGCTGGGGGGGTACAATTTACTTCTAA
- a CDS encoding AAA family ATPase yields MIKDIEISNFRCFEHTKIEGFERVNLIGGKNNSGKTALLEAIFLYSYPYPNTIHPYIRGIIRRQSLAVVQAVPKNAWDNLLFNLDRENIIELKGSQSNQGDKLVKISISDSLKDSVLGISEDLQKLYDFIAKNKSVISILNIHTSFDHDNDSNDGQLNYFLIASSEGILALPDAGDEEPVIIAASVNKSLEELSESYTKIVFNEQEEEVLKALQILDPSIEKIESFFLGEPNLYLKRKERKRLPISLFGEAINRLIEMIFALLINPKKIIFIDEIENGLHYTAYPDIWKTLFRLAIELDSQIFATTHSLEMIQAFADVGLEYYPEEGAYFELARSPRTDKIIGIKSELDILDYALKHNDRIRGE; encoded by the coding sequence ATGATTAAGGATATTGAAATTAGTAATTTTAGATGTTTTGAGCATACCAAAATTGAAGGTTTTGAGCGAGTTAATTTAATTGGTGGTAAAAACAATTCAGGGAAAACTGCCTTGTTAGAGGCAATATTTTTATATAGTTATCCCTATCCAAATACTATTCATCCCTACATCAGAGGAATCATTCGTAGGCAATCTTTAGCAGTTGTTCAGGCTGTTCCCAAAAATGCCTGGGATAATTTATTATTCAATCTTGATAGAGAAAATATTATTGAGTTAAAAGGCTCCCAATCTAATCAAGGGGATAAATTGGTAAAAATATCGATTTCCGATTCTCTTAAAGATAGCGTTTTAGGAATCTCTGAAGACTTACAAAAATTATACGATTTTATCGCTAAAAATAAATCAGTTATTTCTATCTTAAATATTCACACAAGTTTTGACCATGATAATGACTCAAATGATGGTCAACTGAACTATTTTTTAATTGCTAGTTCTGAGGGAATACTCGCTTTGCCTGATGCGGGTGATGAGGAACCAGTAATCATTGCCGCATCTGTCAATAAATCTTTGGAAGAATTGAGCGAGTCCTATACTAAAATAGTTTTTAATGAACAGGAAGAAGAAGTGCTAAAAGCTCTACAAATTCTCGATCCGTCCATTGAAAAAATAGAAAGTTTTTTTCTGGGTGAACCAAATTTATATCTGAAAAGAAAAGAGAGAAAACGCCTACCCATATCTCTGTTTGGTGAAGCTATTAATCGTCTGATAGAGATGATTTTTGCTCTACTCATCAATCCTAAAAAAATTATTTTTATCGATGAAATAGAAAATGGTCTTCACTATACTGCTTACCCAGATATTTGGAAAACTTTATTCCGATTAGCTATCGAACTAGATAGCCAAATTTTTGCCACAACCCACAGTTTAGAGATGATCCAAGCTTTTGCCGATGTGGGGTTAGAATATTATCCAGAAGAGGGGGCCTATTTTGAACTAGCAAGGAGTCCCAGAACTGATAAAATTATCGGTATTAAAAGTGAATTAGATATCTTAGATTACGCTCTCAAGCATAATGATCGAATCAGAGGTGAGTAG
- a CDS encoding RNA-guided endonuclease InsQ/TnpB family protein: MLVVEAKLKNGTLEQYHRLDEAIRTSQFVRNSCVRYWMDHKGTTRNDLQKLCSVLANNKETPWVNKLNSQARQSAADRAWQSINRFYQNCHAKIPGKKGFPRFKKHSRSVEYKLTGYQLSDDRRKIRFTDGFKAGEFDLWCSQKTLVYYSEQQIRRVRVVRRADGYYCQFLIDVERQEYHKPTGQITGIDLGLKEFYTDAQGNTVENPRYLRKSEKRLQKAQRRLSKKFRKGKKQSKNYHKQRVKVAKLHLKVSRQRKDKAIKDALALVQSNDLVVYEALKVRNLVKNRKLAKSISDASWYQFTEWLNYFAKIYRIVCVAVPPHFTSQDCSVCGTRVQKTLSTRTHQCPNCQTVLDRDHNAAINILKKGLKYLGNHLNGTVGQTETDPNALGESGLWIFSGDIENLSCLVEQGISDSDLERIPRHSVA, from the coding sequence ATGCTAGTCGTAGAAGCAAAGCTAAAAAACGGGACACTAGAGCAATATCACCGGCTTGATGAAGCAATTAGAACATCTCAGTTTGTGCGTAACTCTTGTGTTCGTTATTGGATGGATCATAAGGGTACAACCCGCAATGATCTCCAAAAACTTTGCTCGGTACTAGCTAACAATAAAGAGACCCCTTGGGTTAATAAATTAAACTCACAAGCACGTCAATCGGCTGCTGATAGAGCCTGGCAATCAATTAATCGGTTTTACCAGAATTGTCATGCCAAGATACCGGGAAAAAAGGGGTTTCCTCGGTTCAAAAAGCATAGTCGTTCCGTTGAGTATAAACTAACAGGCTACCAACTATCTGATGATAGACGTAAAATCAGATTTACTGATGGCTTTAAAGCAGGAGAATTTGATTTATGGTGTAGTCAAAAGACGTTAGTTTATTATTCAGAACAACAGATTAGACGGGTAAGAGTTGTTAGACGTGCTGACGGTTATTATTGCCAGTTTCTGATTGACGTAGAACGGCAAGAATACCATAAACCAACGGGACAAATAACAGGAATTGACTTAGGGTTAAAGGAATTTTATACCGATGCTCAAGGTAATACTGTAGAGAATCCACGTTATTTAAGAAAGTCAGAAAAACGACTTCAAAAAGCACAACGACGATTATCTAAGAAATTCCGTAAAGGAAAGAAACAGTCTAAAAACTATCATAAGCAACGGGTAAAGGTAGCCAAGCTTCATCTTAAAGTATCAAGACAACGTAAAGACAAAGCAATTAAAGACGCTTTGGCGTTAGTCCAGTCTAATGATCTGGTAGTCTATGAAGCTTTAAAGGTAAGAAACTTAGTCAAAAACCGTAAGCTTGCCAAGTCGATTTCCGATGCTTCTTGGTATCAATTCACTGAATGGTTGAATTATTTTGCTAAGATTTATCGGATTGTTTGTGTTGCTGTACCACCGCATTTCACTTCTCAAGATTGTTCAGTTTGTGGGACGAGAGTTCAAAAAACCTTAAGCACTAGAACTCATCAATGTCCTAATTGTCAAACAGTCTTAGATAGGGATCATAATGCAGCAATAAATATTCTTAAAAAAGGGTTGAAATATTTGGGAAATCATCTCAACGGTACTGTTGGGCAAACAGAAACCGACCCAAACGCCTTGGGAGAGTCCGGCCTCTGGATTTTCAGTGGAGACATTGAGAATCTAAGCTGTCTCGTTGAACAAGGAATTTCCGATAGTGATCTGGAAAGAATCCCCCGTCACAGCGTAGCTTGA
- a CDS encoding IS701-like element ISMae34 family transposase, protein MKETTPAAMPPCFDRWCRRFDNCFKNEAQKNGFRQYLGGLLGESERKNLTQMANNAVGVVYNRLHHFLTESPWSDRQVNECRLQVMNQCRQTQIPRGFSLIVDDSGHRKSGNLTAGVGRQYLGEIGKTDNGIVAVTTHLYDGKKSVPLDIEIYQPASSLAEGKEDKEFKKKPEIAIDLIDRSLTRGYRPKIVLIDAGYGNNTNFLKALEERKLKYLGGLAKNRKVIIEKEGGVEETIQLEQLAKSLSEKDWEKITLNLDKEKTVWVAVFRAKISQLEGERNLAIVMNASSMEKATEVDYFITNVVEADTVTASWIVRTYTERNWVEVFYREAKGWLGLREYQVRDKRSLLRHFILVFCAYTFILWHKLTGGLQRQWANRPLNTFVEALEAFRTAMSFRFFEWLTENRDVFAAYKASLGFVWA, encoded by the coding sequence ATGAAAGAGACAACCCCAGCCGCGATGCCCCCATGCTTTGACCGATGGTGTCGGCGGTTTGACAATTGCTTCAAAAACGAAGCGCAAAAAAACGGCTTCAGACAATATTTAGGAGGATTATTAGGGGAAAGTGAGAGGAAAAACCTCACTCAAATGGCCAATAATGCCGTCGGAGTAGTTTATAACCGATTACATCACTTTTTGACCGAATCTCCCTGGTCAGACCGTCAGGTGAATGAATGTCGGTTGCAAGTGATGAACCAATGCCGCCAGACGCAAATCCCCCGAGGATTTTCCCTGATTGTCGATGACTCAGGACATCGAAAAAGTGGCAATCTGACCGCCGGAGTTGGCAGGCAGTACCTAGGAGAAATTGGCAAGACAGACAACGGAATAGTCGCCGTCACTACCCATCTCTACGACGGCAAAAAAAGTGTCCCCCTAGACATTGAAATTTATCAACCGGCTAGTTCCTTAGCCGAGGGGAAAGAAGACAAAGAATTTAAGAAGAAACCAGAGATAGCGATAGATTTAATTGACCGGAGCTTAACCAGAGGCTATCGACCGAAAATCGTCTTAATAGATGCTGGTTATGGCAACAACACAAATTTTCTCAAAGCCCTGGAAGAAAGAAAGCTAAAATACTTAGGAGGATTGGCAAAAAATCGAAAAGTAATTATTGAAAAAGAAGGGGGTGTGGAAGAAACAATCCAGCTTGAGCAACTAGCAAAAAGCCTATCAGAAAAGGATTGGGAGAAAATCACCCTAAATCTAGATAAAGAAAAAACGGTTTGGGTAGCGGTATTCAGAGCGAAAATATCTCAACTAGAAGGAGAAAGGAACTTGGCGATCGTCATGAATGCAAGTTCAATGGAAAAAGCCACAGAGGTGGACTATTTCATCACCAATGTAGTTGAGGCAGATACAGTAACAGCTTCGTGGATAGTGAGGACTTACACCGAAAGAAATTGGGTGGAAGTATTCTACCGAGAAGCCAAAGGATGGTTAGGGTTAAGGGAATATCAAGTCAGGGATAAACGAAGCTTACTTCGTCATTTTATCCTGGTGTTTTGTGCCTATACATTTATCCTGTGGCATAAGTTAACTGGGGGATTGCAAAGGCAGTGGGCGAATCGACCTTTAAACACTTTTGTGGAAGCCTTGGAAGCTTTTCGGACAGCGATGTCTTTCCGTTTCTTTGAGTGGCTGACCGAGAATCGGGATGTGTTTGCCGCTTACAAAGCCAGTTTAGGCTTTGTTTGGGCTTGA
- the tgt gene encoding tRNA guanosine(34) transglycosylase Tgt has product MGFSFELIARCPQTGARVGVWHTPHGPVETPRFMPVGTLATVKGLTPAQIASTGAQMILANTYHLHLQPGESIIEKAGGLHEFMAWNQPILTDSGGFQVFSLSQLRQIKESGVTFRSPRDGRIIEITPEKSIQIQNALGADVIMAFDECPPTGVSHETMKASIERTYRWLERCLRAHQRPQQQALFAIVQGGIYEDLRAAAAESLVKLDLPGYAIGGVSVGEETSLIHRIVQITAPLLPENKPRYLMGVGTYREMAKAIASGIDLFDCVIPTRFGRHGTALVRGERWNLKNARFKEDFAPLDETCPCYTCQHFSRAYLNHLIKSGEMLGYILLSLHNIAELIRFTREIRQSILGGTFAQDFAPWLEDALDVTPT; this is encoded by the coding sequence GTGGGATTTTCCTTTGAATTAATCGCCCGGTGTCCCCAAACTGGTGCGCGGGTTGGGGTTTGGCATACTCCCCACGGACCGGTAGAAACACCCCGTTTTATGCCCGTGGGAACTTTGGCCACGGTGAAAGGTTTGACCCCCGCTCAAATCGCCAGCACGGGGGCGCAAATGATTCTCGCTAATACCTATCACCTGCATCTGCAGCCTGGAGAAAGTATTATCGAGAAAGCGGGAGGTTTACACGAGTTTATGGCGTGGAATCAGCCAATATTAACAGATTCTGGTGGATTTCAGGTATTTAGCCTCAGTCAACTGCGGCAAATTAAAGAATCGGGAGTCACCTTTCGATCGCCCCGGGACGGTAGAATAATCGAAATTACGCCAGAAAAATCGATTCAGATTCAAAATGCCCTCGGTGCTGATGTGATTATGGCCTTCGATGAATGTCCCCCCACGGGAGTCAGTCATGAGACCATGAAAGCATCCATAGAACGCACCTATCGCTGGTTAGAGCGCTGTCTGAGGGCCCATCAACGACCCCAACAACAGGCTTTATTCGCCATAGTGCAGGGGGGAATCTATGAGGATTTACGGGCAGCGGCGGCGGAATCTTTAGTAAAACTCGATTTACCCGGTTATGCTATCGGTGGCGTGAGTGTGGGGGAAGAAACGAGCCTAATTCATCGCATTGTCCAGATAACTGCCCCTTTACTCCCCGAAAATAAACCCCGTTACCTGATGGGAGTGGGAACCTATCGAGAAATGGCCAAGGCGATCGCTAGTGGCATAGATCTGTTTGATTGCGTCATTCCCACCCGTTTTGGTCGCCATGGCACGGCTTTGGTGCGGGGAGAGCGTTGGAACCTCAAAAATGCCCGTTTTAAGGAGGATTTCGCCCCTTTAGACGAGACTTGTCCCTGTTACACCTGTCAACACTTTAGCCGTGCCTATCTAAATCATTTAATTAAATCGGGGGAGATGTTGGGTTATATTCTCTTATCTCTGCACAATATCGCCGAATTAATCAGATTTACCCGTGAAATTCGTCAATCTATCCTAGGGGGGACTTTTGCCCAAGATTTTGCCCCTTGGCTTGAGGATGCCTTAGATGTTACCCCAACGTGA
- a CDS encoding DUF6398 domain-containing protein, producing the protein MTFNIRQLDNLDYDEAEPLLEDYITGAIEEYINSPEGEAYYQEKEEGGGWIATLIELGYLYEGYTLATMTKADVQILMEKILPRKITILDPTETEDAIPELISFWQFLGREYKLTQAKAIIKYLEQLGDRFGQLMNDTNSAGFMKNLLLQAHQQGFDITSQEGLTAFQEKYNAEQRAKQQAAATSKKTLPAVSKSENVPKAMQVKYQEITAITDKFAAQYLNEEYAQLIRQLTATLARKRPSPLEKGKANSWAAGITHALGMVNFLFDPTQNPHISATELYQAFGVAQSTGQAKSKQVRDLLKMSYLDSEWALPSNLENHPSTTVRQLISTMLGYS; encoded by the coding sequence ATGACTTTTAATATCCGACAATTAGATAATTTAGACTACGATGAAGCCGAACCCTTATTAGAAGATTATATTACTGGAGCGATCGAAGAATATATCAATTCGCCAGAGGGAGAGGCCTATTATCAAGAAAAAGAAGAAGGTGGTGGTTGGATTGCTACCTTGATTGAGTTGGGCTATCTCTATGAAGGTTATACCCTTGCTACCATGACTAAGGCAGATGTGCAAATCTTAATGGAGAAGATTTTACCACGCAAAATTACTATACTCGATCCGACGGAAACCGAAGATGCTATCCCTGAATTAATTAGTTTTTGGCAATTTTTGGGACGAGAATATAAATTAACTCAGGCTAAGGCTATTATTAAATATTTAGAGCAATTAGGAGATCGCTTTGGTCAACTGATGAACGATACCAACAGTGCCGGTTTTATGAAAAATCTCCTGTTACAAGCGCATCAGCAGGGTTTTGATATCACCAGTCAGGAGGGTTTAACAGCTTTTCAAGAAAAATATAATGCTGAACAACGTGCTAAACAGCAAGCGGCAGCAACATCGAAAAAAACGCTTCCAGCTGTTTCTAAATCGGAAAATGTTCCCAAGGCAATGCAGGTCAAATATCAAGAAATTACCGCTATTACCGATAAATTTGCCGCTCAATATCTTAATGAAGAATACGCCCAACTTATTCGCCAATTAACTGCAACTTTAGCTCGTAAGCGTCCCTCTCCCCTAGAAAAAGGTAAGGCTAATTCCTGGGCTGCTGGCATTACTCACGCCCTAGGAATGGTCAATTTTCTCTTCGATCCTACTCAAAATCCCCACATTTCGGCCACAGAACTTTATCAGGCTTTTGGGGTTGCTCAAAGTACAGGACAAGCTAAATCAAAACAAGTGAGAGATTTACTGAAGATGTCCTATCTTGACTCAGAATGGGCTTTACCAAGCAATTTGGAGAACCATCCTAGCACTACGGTCCGGCAGTTAATCAGTACCATGCTCGGTTATAGTTAG